One region of Thermoflexus sp. genomic DNA includes:
- the lepA gene encoding translation elongation factor 4, with translation MGQEHIRNFCIIAHVDHGKTTLADRLLERTGTIQPRNGVELVLDSMDLERERGVTIKASAVRMRYTARDGRTYVLNLIDTPGHVDFSYEVGRAMAACEGAVLLVDATQGIEAQTLANLYLALEHDLVIIPAVNKIDLPAARPDEVAREIAELLGVPDSEVLRISAKLGIGVEEVLEAVVQRIPPPRGDPEAPLQALIFDSHYDPYKGVIAYVRVVNGTLAMGRKIMVMSTGVTSEPVEIGVFTPDFTPTGRLEAGEVGYVATGLKSVRECRVGDTLTTADRPAPEPLPGFRPPKPMVFASFYPSEGEDYELLREALEKLQLNDAALVFQPETSQALGFGFRCGFLGMFHMEIVQERLEREYGLDIVATAPSVEYEVVLRDGTVKTITRPSDLPDPSRIEEIREPWMKVTIITPADYIGPVMDLITSRRGVYQNMTYLDPRRVMIEAEVPLAELIIDFYDALKSRTRGYASMDYAFIGYRAGDLVKLDILVHGQPVDALALIVHREQAYPKGHALVEKLKEVIPRQLFDVAIQAAVGGRIIARATIKAMRKDVLAKCYGGDVTRKRKLLEKQKEGKKRLKMIGRVEVPQEAFLAVLRLGREA, from the coding sequence ATGGGGCAGGAGCACATCCGCAACTTCTGCATCATCGCCCATGTGGACCATGGCAAGACCACGCTGGCCGACCGGCTCCTGGAGCGCACCGGCACCATCCAGCCGCGAAACGGGGTGGAGCTGGTGCTGGACTCCATGGACCTGGAGCGGGAGCGCGGGGTCACCATCAAGGCTTCGGCCGTCCGGATGCGGTATACGGCGCGGGATGGCCGGACCTATGTGCTGAACCTGATCGACACGCCGGGCCACGTGGATTTCTCCTACGAGGTGGGCCGGGCGATGGCCGCCTGCGAGGGGGCCGTTTTGCTGGTCGACGCGACTCAGGGGATCGAGGCCCAGACCCTGGCCAACCTGTATCTGGCCCTGGAGCACGATCTCGTCATCATCCCGGCGGTCAATAAGATCGATCTGCCCGCCGCGCGGCCCGACGAGGTCGCCCGGGAGATCGCCGAGCTCCTGGGCGTCCCCGACTCCGAGGTCCTGCGGATCTCCGCCAAGCTGGGGATCGGGGTGGAGGAAGTGCTGGAGGCGGTGGTGCAGCGCATCCCGCCGCCCCGCGGCGATCCGGAGGCCCCCCTTCAGGCCCTGATCTTCGACAGCCACTACGATCCCTACAAGGGCGTCATCGCCTACGTGCGCGTGGTCAACGGGACCCTCGCCATGGGGCGGAAGATCATGGTGATGTCGACCGGGGTGACCAGCGAGCCGGTGGAGATCGGGGTCTTCACCCCGGACTTTACTCCAACGGGCCGCCTGGAGGCCGGCGAGGTGGGTTACGTGGCCACAGGCCTGAAATCCGTGCGGGAGTGTCGGGTGGGGGATACCCTGACCACGGCCGATCGCCCGGCCCCCGAGCCGCTTCCCGGGTTCCGCCCCCCCAAGCCCATGGTCTTCGCCAGTTTTTACCCTTCGGAAGGTGAGGATTACGAGCTGCTGCGGGAGGCCCTGGAGAAGCTCCAGTTGAACGACGCCGCCCTGGTCTTCCAGCCGGAGACCTCCCAGGCCCTGGGCTTCGGCTTTCGGTGCGGCTTCCTGGGGATGTTCCATATGGAGATCGTCCAGGAGCGCCTGGAGCGGGAGTATGGGCTGGACATCGTGGCCACGGCCCCCAGCGTGGAGTATGAGGTGGTGTTGCGGGATGGGACGGTGAAGACCATCACCCGCCCCTCGGACCTTCCGGATCCCTCGCGGATCGAGGAGATCCGGGAGCCGTGGATGAAGGTCACGATCATCACCCCGGCCGATTACATCGGGCCGGTGATGGATCTCATCACCTCGCGGCGGGGGGTTTACCAGAACATGACCTATCTCGATCCGCGGCGGGTGATGATCGAGGCGGAGGTGCCGCTGGCCGAGCTGATCATCGATTTCTACGACGCCCTCAAGAGCCGCACCCGCGGCTACGCCTCGATGGATTACGCCTTCATCGGCTACCGGGCGGGGGATCTGGTGAAGCTGGACATCCTGGTGCACGGCCAGCCGGTGGACGCCCTGGCGCTGATCGTGCACCGGGAGCAGGCGTATCCCAAAGGTCATGCGCTGGTGGAGAAACTGAAGGAAGTGATCCCCCGCCAGCTCTTCGATGTCGCCATCCAGGCGGCGGTGGGCGGGCGGATCATCGCCCGGGCGACCATCAAAGCCATGCGGAAGGATGTGCTGGCCAAATGCTATGGCGGCGATGTCACCCGCAAGCGGAAGCTGCTGGAGAAGCAGAAGGAAGGGAAGAAGCGCCTCAAGATGATCGGCCGCGTGGAGGTCCCCCAGGAGGCCTTCCTGGCCGTCCTCCGGCTGGGCCGCGAAGCCTGA